From the genome of Alphaproteobacteria bacterium:
GATTAGATCGGGTTGGACGGTCCAGATCAGTTCCTGCATTTGCACGATGTCGTGCGGCAGTTGAATAATCCGCCGACCCAGCCAAGTCGGTTCGTACATGATCTTGTATTCGGCGGAAAGTTTCAGCCAAAGATCAGAGACGAGCTTCAGACCGTCGTCGGAATAGAGATCGACGGTTTGCGTACCGCTTTTGCCGGTCAGGGTAAGTGTGGCGCCGGGTCCGGTAACCGTCGGTGTGGCTGCGGCGCTCAAGATGCCAACTCCAGCGGCGCAACATCCTGGGCCACCCGCCACCGCCAATAATTGAGGGTGTCGGACAAAATTTTGGCGAAGGACAGTTTGGGCTCCCACCCGGTGGCTTTACGGAATTTCGAGGTGTCGGCAATCAACCGGGGTACTTGGGTCGGTCGGACGTACTGCGCGTCGGTTTCGTAGCGAATAGCCTTTGTCGAGGACATGCCGATCAAGGTTTCAAGCGCCTGACGGAACGTGAAGACACGGTCCTCGCCCTCCGAACCGATCAGATAGAGTTCGCCCGGCACGCACTTCTCTGTTGCCGTCCAGTAGGCTTCCACCATGTCCTGGACGTGGGTGAAGTTGCGGCGATCGTCGATGTGGCCGACTTTGACGACCGGTGCCTGGAGTCCGGCTTCGATTCGCGCGACTTGGTAGGCATACCATGGAATGCCGAAAACATATTGGCGGCGCGGCCCTTCGTGATTGAAGGCGCGGGTTCGAATGGTGTTGACGCCGTAGGAACGGAAATAGACGTATGAGATCAAATCTTGAGCGACCTTGCTCACGGCATAGGGATTGACCGGCCGCAACACCGTCTCTTCGGTGATCGGCAACTCTTCTTCCTTGATGTCGCCGTATTCCTCGCCGGACCCCGGCAAATGAATCTTGGCGTCAGATTTGAAATACTTGAGCGCATCCAACAGGTTCACGGTCGCGTCATAGTTGACGGTCATGTAGCGGTGGGGATGCGACCACGAGGGCGATACGAAACTTTCCGCGGCGCAGTGAAAGATGCGTTCGGGGGCAACCTTTTCCATCATATCGCGAACGCCGATTGGATCGGTAAGGTCGCAGTCGACCCAATTTATCCGGTCCTCGATGTGTTTGACGTGGTCGGGGCGCGACAAATGCCAGCGCCGCGTCGCATAGAGTTCGAACGCCGACCCCTTAGCGAGGACCAAGTCGGCCAGGTGCGAGCCGACAAATCCCGTGACTCCTGTAATCAAGATGCGTTCTGCCATGGTGTCCTTCCTATGCGTCGCGGTTGAGTAGTTCGTCGACCGCCCGCGCGAGCGGACGGTCGTCTGAAACCTGGATAAATGAACAGCCGGCGGCGTCGGCGGCCATTCGGTCGCGGTCGTCGTCGCCAATGAAGGTGTGCCGGCTCAGGTCAAGCGCGAAGTCCTTTTGCGCTTGGAAAAGCATGCCTGGTGCGGGTTTGCGGCAGTCGCAGCCTTCGTCCCACCCGTGCGGGCAGTGATAGATTGCGGCGATGTCGCCGCCGGCGGCACGGACATCCGCGCGCATGTGGGCATGAATCGAGTCCAAACCTGCGGTCGATAGATGGCCACGCGCAATCCCCGGCTGGTTGGTCGCGACGATCATGCGATAGCCGTTGTCCCGCAGCCTGGCCAGCGCTTCGAGTGCGCCCGGCATCCATTGCCACTGCGACCAGTCGCAAACGTATTGCGCGCGATTCATTTTCCGGTTCAGAACGCCGTCGCGGTCCAAGAGAACCGTGGGCCTGCGTTCAAGGAAACGAGCCGTTTCTTCCAGGCGATCTAGGCCGCCGATGGAATAGTAGCGATGTTCCGTTGCAAAGGCGGAGAGATCGCCGGCGGCTACGGCACGGGGATAGGCGTAAGCTTCAAAGGACACGTTGTCCTCGGGCAGGGCCGCTACGATCGAACGATCTACCAGAGCAAATCCGATATCGACGCCGAGGAGTCCCGGTGTCGTACGGCTCTTGTCATAGGCAATGACAATGCCGCGTTCGTCGATCGATACGTTGTCGCGGGAGCGCCCGTCGCGATTGCGATATACCGTAATTTGAAGCGGTTTGCCCGCGGCTTGCCGGGCAGCCCACGCCTTGCCGAGATCGAGCGGCCAATAATTATCGCAATATAGAAGTAGAAAGGTATCGTCCAGAAGGTGCTCGGCGCGCTTCAGTCGCTGGCCGGTTTCGTCCTCCACCGGAGAAATTTCGAATTGCACGTCGAGGCCGGGAGCGGGGTGTGCTCGGTAATGAGCTATCACGTCGTCTGCGCGGTATCCCAGCAGGACCAGAACGCGGGTGATCCCTTGCTCGCGCAATAGATCTAGAAGGTAATCGAGAAACGGACGTCCGTTGATCTGGATCATCGGTTTAGGGCGTTCGGCTGTCAGCGGACGCAACCTGGTGCCTAGGCCCCCCGCCAGAATAACCGCCTGCCTAAT
Proteins encoded in this window:
- a CDS encoding GDP-mannose 4,6-dehydratase, with amino-acid sequence MAERILITGVTGFVGSHLADLVLAKGSAFELYATRRWHLSRPDHVKHIEDRINWVDCDLTDPIGVRDMMEKVAPERIFHCAAESFVSPSWSHPHRYMTVNYDATVNLLDALKYFKSDAKIHLPGSGEEYGDIKEEELPITEETVLRPVNPYAVSKVAQDLISYVYFRSYGVNTIRTRAFNHEGPRRQYVFGIPWYAYQVARIEAGLQAPVVKVGHIDDRRNFTHVQDMVEAYWTATEKCVPGELYLIGSEGEDRVFTFRQALETLIGMSSTKAIRYETDAQYVRPTQVPRLIADTSKFRKATGWEPKLSFAKILSDTLNYWRWRVAQDVAPLELAS
- a CDS encoding HAD-IIIA family hydrolase, translating into MSPSTHPIRQAVILAGGLGTRLRPLTAERPKPMIQINGRPFLDYLLDLLREQGITRVLVLLGYRADDVIAHYRAHPAPGLDVQFEISPVEDETGQRLKRAEHLLDDTFLLLYCDNYWPLDLGKAWAARQAAGKPLQITVYRNRDGRSRDNVSIDERGIVIAYDKSRTTPGLLGVDIGFALVDRSIVAALPEDNVSFEAYAYPRAVAAGDLSAFATEHRYYSIGGLDRLEETARFLERRPTVLLDRDGVLNRKMNRAQYVCDWSQWQWMPGALEALARLRDNGYRMIVATNQPGIARGHLSTAGLDSIHAHMRADVRAAGGDIAAIYHCPHGWDEGCDCRKPAPGMLFQAQKDFALDLSRHTFIGDDDRDRMAADAAGCSFIQVSDDRPLARAVDELLNRDA